A single Venturia canescens isolate UGA chromosome 1, ASM1945775v1, whole genome shotgun sequence DNA region contains:
- the LOC122409205 gene encoding myophilin codes for MAPRNKEQEAEVLTWIETVLGEKLPPGNYEDILKDGVILCQLINKLAPGSVKKIQTKGTNFQLMENVQRFQAAIKNYGVPQEEIFQTADLFERRNIPQVTLCLYALGRITQKHPEYNGPALGPKMSEKNERTFTEDQLRASEGQVNLQMGYNKGASQSGHGGFGNTRHM; via the exons atggcg CCTCGCAATAAGGAACAAGAAGCCGAAGTTCTCACTTGGATCGAAACCGTTCTCGGGGAAAAATTGCCGCCTGGTAACTACGAAGACATTCTCAAGGACGGCGTGATTCTTTGCCAGTTAATAAACAAACTCGCGCCTGGTTCGGTCAAGAAGATTCAGACGAAGGGCACGAATTTCCAGCTGATGGAAAATGTCCAGAG ATTCCAAGCTGCCATCAAAAACTACGGAGTACCTCAGGAAGAAATCTTCCAAACTGCTGATCTTTTCGAAAGACGCAATATTCCTCAAGTCACTCTTTGTCTCTATGCCCTTGGAAGGATC ACCCAAAAGCATCCTGAATACAATGGACCAGCTTTGGGACCCAAAATGTCTGAAAAGAACGAGAGAACCTTCACCGAGGATCAGCTCAGAGCTAGTGAAGGTCAGGTCAACTTGCAAATGGGTTACAACAAGGGTGCCAGTCAATCGGGACATGGCGGATTCGGAAACACTCGACACATGTAA